In the Haloferula helveola genome, one interval contains:
- a CDS encoding arylsulfatase produces the protein MRFTHLVTLFTLAVGLSHAAEQKPNILVIYADDLGYGDVGCYNPERGKIDTPHIDALAAQGIRFTDGHSSSGVCSPSRYTLLTGRYHWRSRLQKGIVNHWAAPLISPSRLTIGGLAKKHGYRTACIGKWHLGWNWPIPEGKKSLFSGPKKGAKATDAHRAVWKETFSKPIGGGPTAVGFDEYFGTDVPNWPPYCFIENDRTVGIPTEFGSDALFRPNQASTQGPALEGWMLEPILPALGDRAVEFIEREAKTPEPFLIYLPLTSPHTPLSVNDEWKGKSGLGAYADLVMETDAVVGRVLKALDDAGVTDNTLVVFTSDNGCAHYIGTAEMEKKGHFASGPLRGYKSDTWEGGHRVPFIVRWPGVAKAGGVSGQLVHQADLMATFADAIGAELGHDEGEDSFSLVPLLKGSDEPVRTTSVSASIRGLPSFRTGSWKFIPGSGSGGWTGGGAKKGVQLYNLAEDLGEKNNLADQEPARVSEMRIAFEAIISNGRSTPGPRQPNDVKVVRFGPKDG, from the coding sequence ATGCGATTTACTCACCTTGTCACGCTCTTCACCCTTGCAGTCGGACTCTCCCACGCCGCCGAGCAGAAGCCGAACATCCTCGTGATCTATGCCGATGATCTCGGCTACGGCGATGTCGGCTGCTACAACCCGGAGCGCGGGAAAATCGACACACCCCACATCGATGCGCTCGCCGCACAGGGGATCCGTTTCACGGACGGGCACTCGTCGTCGGGGGTCTGTTCGCCGTCGCGCTACACCCTGCTGACCGGCCGCTACCACTGGCGCAGCCGGCTGCAGAAGGGGATCGTCAACCATTGGGCGGCTCCTCTCATTTCGCCCAGCCGCCTTACGATCGGAGGTTTGGCCAAGAAGCACGGATACCGCACCGCCTGCATCGGCAAGTGGCACCTTGGCTGGAACTGGCCGATCCCCGAGGGGAAGAAGAGTCTTTTCAGCGGGCCGAAGAAGGGTGCGAAGGCGACCGACGCCCACCGGGCCGTGTGGAAGGAGACATTCTCGAAGCCGATCGGTGGCGGACCGACCGCGGTCGGCTTCGACGAGTACTTCGGCACCGATGTCCCGAACTGGCCACCCTACTGTTTCATCGAAAATGACCGCACGGTTGGCATTCCGACCGAGTTCGGAAGCGATGCGTTGTTTCGTCCCAACCAGGCCAGCACCCAGGGTCCTGCGCTCGAAGGCTGGATGCTTGAGCCGATCCTGCCGGCGCTGGGTGATCGCGCGGTCGAGTTCATCGAGCGCGAGGCGAAGACGCCGGAACCATTCCTGATCTACCTGCCTCTGACGTCACCGCACACGCCGCTTTCGGTGAACGACGAATGGAAGGGCAAGAGCGGCCTCGGTGCCTATGCCGATCTCGTCATGGAGACCGACGCGGTCGTGGGCCGCGTGCTGAAGGCACTCGATGATGCCGGCGTCACGGACAACACGCTGGTCGTCTTCACGAGTGACAACGGCTGCGCCCACTACATCGGCACAGCGGAGATGGAGAAGAAGGGGCACTTCGCCAGCGGGCCGCTCCGCGGCTACAAGTCGGACACTTGGGAAGGTGGACATCGTGTTCCGTTCATCGTTCGCTGGCCCGGTGTCGCGAAGGCCGGCGGTGTCTCGGGACAGCTGGTCCACCAAGCGGATCTGATGGCGACCTTTGCCGATGCCATCGGCGCCGAGCTCGGACACGATGAGGGCGAGGACAGCTTCAGCCTCGTACCGCTCCTGAAGGGCAGTGACGAACCCGTTCGCACGACCTCGGTCAGTGCCTCGATCCGTGGACTGCCGTCGTTCCGCACGGGATCATGGAAATTCATCCCCGGTTCCGGGTCCGGCGGGTGGACCGGAGGCGGGGCGAAGAAGGGCGTCCAACTTTACAACCTCGCTGAAGATCTGGGGGAAAAGAACAACCTCGCGGATCAGGAACCGGCCCGTGTCTCGGAGATGAGGATCGCGTTCGAGGCGATCATTTCCAACGGCCGCAGCACGCCCGGACCGAGGCAGCCGAATGACGTCAAAGTGGTACGCTTCGGTCCCAAGGACGGATAA